One Amycolatopsis thermophila DNA segment encodes these proteins:
- a CDS encoding ThuA domain-containing protein: MRHRRDLEPSRSRRPWAPPRRRGRFRRSLAQLCGLVLLTAVPVVPALAAPAPAPAEAAVAASEPVRVLVFHGPSDRQADPVNTAAAAIQELGRTGGFQADVTADPAAFTPANLARYRGVVFLSADGVTLSPAQEDALKAFVAAGNGFVGVHDAARAQSTSDWFTGLIGTRPAASPDTVQQAVVDVTDRQHPANTGLPLNWTRSDQWLNWSPNPVGQVHTIAQVEEWKYQAGDEANGAFHPVSWCRDYSGGRSFYTGMGRTPESYTTDQLFRGHLLGAIQWTAGMVRGDCQATIASNYTVERLTAKNQPGQLDQIGEPHGLTIAPDGKVFYIGKAACPSGPVVDWSDPDVGLGCGTIHQWDPKTKQVKLLTTLEVMGNRGSGDELVKNEEGLVGITLDPDFARNGWIYVYWMPHESIDRDLRIGQRTVSRFTYDAARQTIDQSTRKDLLHWDAQIHSCCHAGGGMAFDDAGNLYIGVGDNNSSGGSDGYSGNNWTAEYKGTSFQDARRTSGNTNNLNGKVLRIHPEADGTYTIPPGNLFTGTEEGGGKTRPEIYVMGVRNIARLAIDKQHDWLTAGWVGPDAGGPNPELGPAKYETATVITSAGNQGWPYCMGNRQPYRDRSNTDASVLTGWYDCGDLKNTSPRNTGLVDIPPARDNAIWYSPQGGGPVYPARADGSGIPSYVQSEATYTEPYLKGGGQAVMSGPTYHRSEVNTASGVAWPAYWEDKWFIGDESNANNRIAVTLDPSRVPNQGPPAFAEDLRQIIKGGGGDTALQSWMDAKFGPDGALYLLDYAGGFFSLDPNQKLIRISYHGGAPTPSPEAATVATTTQAGPMTMAFNGAKAGGVSWRWDFGDGTTSTEANPTHTYLRGGTYDATLEVTYANGEKATKRLPVTVSCPAPDARKSVWILDSETKVANRNIGLGCTVNDLIDDERAWPDHDAFTAYVTDVTNKLRGFGLLSDKDVNALVRAASSSPVGRAGTTGYEWLFDGTSTNGWSQAPDGRFDLQPDGTLHSSGGMGMLWYSGKAFGDFSVRLQFRDVAPAGDRANSGVFTRFPDPRTPLEQRPPGSCGTVGSARTSQAWVAIYCGHEIQINDNTAGDAQKTGSVYNFSQVGLDGAFPTAKGVWNDYEVRVTGQHYTIIRNGVVINEFDNTPGKPSSRAGDPPTDLRQFFSGFIGLQNHSDRDVIEFRNIRVRQL; encoded by the coding sequence ATGCGGCACAGACGTGATCTCGAACCGAGCCGATCGAGACGGCCCTGGGCACCACCACGGCGGCGGGGCAGGTTCCGGCGGTCGCTGGCCCAGCTGTGCGGACTGGTCCTGCTGACCGCCGTGCCCGTGGTCCCCGCGCTGGCCGCGCCGGCCCCGGCCCCGGCCGAGGCCGCCGTGGCGGCGTCGGAACCGGTGCGGGTGCTGGTCTTCCACGGCCCGTCCGACCGGCAGGCCGACCCGGTGAACACCGCCGCCGCGGCGATCCAGGAACTGGGCCGCACCGGCGGGTTCCAAGCCGACGTCACGGCCGACCCGGCTGCGTTCACCCCGGCCAACCTGGCCCGTTACCGCGGCGTGGTGTTCCTCTCCGCCGACGGTGTCACGCTCAGCCCGGCCCAGGAGGACGCGCTCAAGGCGTTCGTCGCCGCCGGCAACGGGTTCGTCGGCGTCCACGACGCCGCCCGCGCACAGTCCACATCGGACTGGTTCACCGGGCTGATCGGCACCCGGCCGGCGGCGAGCCCGGACACGGTGCAGCAGGCCGTGGTCGACGTGACCGACCGGCAGCACCCCGCCAACACGGGCCTGCCGCTGAACTGGACCCGCTCCGACCAGTGGCTGAACTGGAGCCCGAACCCGGTCGGCCAGGTGCACACCATCGCCCAGGTCGAGGAGTGGAAGTACCAGGCGGGCGACGAGGCCAACGGCGCGTTCCACCCGGTGTCCTGGTGCCGCGACTACTCCGGCGGCCGCTCCTTCTACACCGGCATGGGCCGCACCCCGGAGAGCTACACGACCGACCAGCTCTTCCGCGGTCACCTGCTGGGTGCGATCCAGTGGACGGCGGGCATGGTGCGCGGCGACTGCCAGGCGACCATCGCGTCGAACTACACCGTGGAACGCCTCACCGCCAAGAACCAGCCGGGGCAGCTGGACCAGATCGGTGAGCCGCACGGCCTCACGATCGCCCCCGACGGCAAGGTGTTCTACATCGGCAAGGCCGCCTGCCCGTCCGGCCCGGTCGTCGACTGGTCGGACCCCGACGTCGGCCTGGGCTGCGGCACGATCCACCAGTGGGACCCGAAGACCAAGCAGGTCAAGCTGCTGACCACGCTCGAGGTGATGGGCAACCGCGGCAGCGGTGACGAGCTGGTGAAGAACGAGGAGGGCCTGGTCGGCATCACGCTCGACCCGGACTTCGCCCGCAACGGCTGGATCTACGTGTACTGGATGCCGCACGAGTCGATCGACCGCGACCTGCGGATCGGCCAGCGCACGGTGTCCCGCTTCACCTACGACGCGGCGAGGCAGACCATCGACCAGTCGACCCGCAAGGACCTGCTGCACTGGGACGCCCAGATCCACAGCTGCTGCCACGCCGGCGGCGGCATGGCGTTCGACGACGCGGGCAACCTCTACATCGGTGTCGGGGACAACAACTCCTCCGGCGGTTCGGACGGCTACTCCGGCAACAACTGGACGGCCGAGTACAAGGGCACCTCGTTCCAGGACGCCCGCCGCACCTCCGGCAACACCAACAACCTCAACGGCAAGGTGCTGCGCATCCACCCCGAGGCGGACGGCACCTACACGATCCCGCCGGGCAACCTGTTCACCGGGACCGAGGAGGGCGGCGGCAAGACCCGCCCGGAGATCTACGTGATGGGTGTGCGCAACATCGCGCGCCTGGCGATCGACAAGCAGCACGACTGGCTCACCGCGGGCTGGGTCGGTCCGGACGCCGGCGGCCCGAACCCGGAGCTGGGCCCGGCCAAGTACGAGACCGCGACCGTCATCACCTCGGCGGGCAACCAGGGCTGGCCGTACTGCATGGGCAACCGGCAGCCCTACCGGGACCGCAGCAACACCGACGCGAGCGTCCTCACCGGCTGGTACGACTGCGGTGACCTGAAGAACACCTCGCCGCGCAACACCGGCCTGGTGGACATCCCGCCCGCACGGGACAACGCGATCTGGTACTCGCCGCAGGGCGGCGGCCCGGTCTACCCGGCGCGCGCCGACGGCAGCGGGATCCCGTCGTACGTCCAGTCCGAGGCCACCTACACCGAGCCCTACCTCAAGGGCGGCGGCCAGGCGGTCATGTCCGGCCCGACCTACCACCGCTCGGAGGTCAACACCGCCAGCGGGGTCGCGTGGCCGGCCTACTGGGAGGACAAGTGGTTCATCGGTGACGAGTCCAACGCGAACAACCGCATCGCGGTGACGCTCGACCCGTCGCGCGTGCCGAACCAGGGCCCGCCGGCGTTCGCCGAGGACCTGCGGCAGATCATCAAGGGCGGCGGTGGCGACACCGCGCTGCAGAGCTGGATGGACGCCAAGTTCGGTCCGGACGGGGCGCTGTACCTGCTGGACTACGCGGGCGGGTTCTTCAGCCTCGACCCCAACCAGAAGCTGATCCGGATCAGCTACCACGGTGGGGCGCCGACCCCGTCCCCGGAGGCGGCGACCGTCGCGACGACCACCCAGGCCGGCCCGATGACCATGGCGTTCAACGGCGCCAAGGCCGGTGGCGTGTCCTGGCGGTGGGACTTCGGTGACGGCACCACGTCCACCGAGGCCAACCCCACGCACACCTACCTGCGCGGCGGCACCTACGACGCCACGCTGGAGGTCACCTACGCCAACGGGGAGAAGGCCACCAAGCGGCTGCCGGTGACGGTCAGCTGCCCGGCTCCGGATGCCCGCAAGTCGGTGTGGATCCTCGACTCCGAGACCAAGGTGGCCAACCGCAACATCGGCCTCGGCTGCACCGTCAACGACCTGATCGACGACGAGCGGGCCTGGCCGGACCACGACGCGTTCACCGCGTACGTGACCGACGTGACGAACAAGCTGCGCGGGTTCGGGCTGCTGTCCGACAAGGACGTGAACGCGCTGGTCCGGGCGGCCTCGTCGTCACCGGTGGGCCGGGCGGGCACCACGGGCTACGAGTGGCTGTTCGACGGCACGTCGACCAACGGCTGGAGCCAGGCCCCGGACGGGAGGTTCGACCTGCAACCGGACGGGACCCTGCACAGCTCGGGCGGCATGGGCATGCTCTGGTACTCGGGCAAGGCGTTCGGCGACTTCTCGGTGCGCCTGCAGTTCCGGGACGTCGCACCGGCCGGTGACCGCGCCAACAGCGGCGTGTTCACCCGGTTCCCGGACCCGCGCACACCGCTGGAGCAACGCCCGCCGGGCAGCTGCGGCACGGTCGGCTCGGCGCGGACGTCGCAGGCGTGGGTGGCGATCTACTGTGGACACGAGATCCAGATCAACGACAACACCGCGGGTGACGCGCAGAAGACCGGTTCGGTCTACAACTTCTCGCAGGTGGGTCTGGACGGGGCGTTCCCGACGGCGAAGGGCGTCTGGAACGACTACGAGGTGCGGGTGACCGGCCAGCACTACACGATCATCCGCAACGGTGTGGTCATCAACGAGTTCGACAACACCCCGGGCAAGCCGTCGTCGCGCGCCGGCGACCCGCCGACGGACCTGCGGCAGTTCTTCAGCGGGTTCATCGGCTTGCAGAACCACAGCGATCGCGACGTGATCGAGTTCCGCAACATCCGGGTGCGCCAGCTCTAG
- a CDS encoding OmpL47-type beta-barrel domain-containing protein yields MRILRGVLVAGTATLCLLTGTTTAALAEPVPVTGTSVAPLADQVLTWTANDSMTEYASAPATAVAGAATIVFENSTATGNTTAMTHTLTFDTTTPGYNHDVDVNITASPLDSQGGRHEVQATLTPGKYRYYCAMPGHTMSGELIVTEGGGQQDTTPPEVTATVDGNTDGDGNYIGTATVTLAATDDSSGVDTVEYTLDDDNYRPYDGPITITAPGAHNVHYRATDKAGNAAEPKTLVVTVVQPDNDTTPPVATATVAGDRNDSGNYAGSATVTLAATDSGSGVATIEYTVDGSGFRTYSQPVVLSQTGTHTLTYRATDKAGNTSQPKSLTVVVDPLGDVVAPYVTADLSGEVNTQGSYVGKATLTLAATDTESGVASIEYDLDGAGFVRYGQPVTLTAVGTHMLHYRATDRAGNASAVQMLSFTIAEAGDVTAPVVSVQLAGAQNWSWDFVGPVTVTLSATDEASGVSRIQYSVDGSAFTRYTKPFVIDHVGTHTIRYKATDEAGNTSATASVTFTVAAATGPSHQAPHPNAADQRMV; encoded by the coding sequence ATGCGCATCCTCCGGGGCGTGCTGGTGGCCGGGACAGCGACACTGTGCCTGCTCACCGGCACCACCACCGCCGCACTCGCCGAGCCGGTGCCGGTCACCGGCACCTCGGTGGCACCACTGGCGGACCAGGTGCTCACCTGGACCGCGAACGACAGCATGACGGAGTACGCCTCCGCACCGGCCACCGCCGTCGCCGGGGCGGCCACCATCGTGTTCGAGAACAGCACGGCCACCGGCAACACCACCGCGATGACCCACACGCTGACCTTCGACACCACGACGCCCGGCTACAACCACGACGTCGACGTCAACATCACCGCCAGCCCGCTGGACTCCCAGGGCGGCCGGCACGAGGTGCAGGCCACGCTGACCCCGGGCAAGTACCGCTACTACTGCGCGATGCCCGGCCACACGATGAGCGGCGAGCTGATCGTCACCGAGGGCGGCGGCCAGCAGGACACCACCCCGCCGGAGGTGACCGCCACCGTCGACGGGAACACCGACGGCGACGGCAACTACATCGGCACCGCCACCGTCACGCTGGCCGCGACCGACGACAGCTCCGGCGTGGACACCGTCGAGTACACCCTCGACGACGACAACTACCGCCCCTACGACGGGCCGATCACCATCACCGCGCCGGGCGCGCACAACGTCCACTACCGGGCCACCGACAAGGCGGGCAACGCAGCCGAGCCGAAGACCCTGGTCGTCACCGTCGTGCAGCCCGACAACGACACCACCCCGCCGGTCGCCACCGCGACCGTCGCCGGCGACCGGAACGACAGCGGGAACTACGCGGGCAGCGCCACCGTCACCCTCGCCGCCACCGACAGCGGATCCGGCGTCGCGACGATCGAGTACACAGTGGACGGCAGCGGGTTCCGCACCTACAGCCAGCCGGTCGTGCTGTCGCAGACCGGCACCCACACCCTCACCTACCGCGCGACCGACAAGGCGGGCAACACCAGCCAGCCCAAGTCGCTCACCGTGGTCGTCGACCCGCTCGGGGACGTCGTCGCGCCGTACGTGACGGCCGATCTGTCGGGCGAGGTGAACACGCAGGGCTCCTACGTCGGCAAGGCCACGCTCACCCTGGCCGCCACCGACACCGAATCCGGCGTCGCCTCGATCGAGTACGACCTCGACGGCGCGGGATTCGTCCGTTATGGACAGCCGGTGACGCTGACCGCGGTCGGGACGCACATGCTGCACTACCGGGCCACCGACCGGGCGGGCAACGCCAGCGCGGTGCAGATGCTGTCGTTCACGATCGCCGAGGCGGGCGACGTCACGGCGCCGGTGGTGTCGGTGCAGCTCGCCGGTGCGCAGAACTGGTCGTGGGACTTCGTCGGCCCGGTGACGGTGACGCTCTCCGCCACCGACGAGGCCTCCGGCGTCTCGCGGATCCAGTACTCGGTGGACGGTTCGGCATTCACCCGGTACACCAAGCCGTTCGTCATCGACCACGTCGGCACCCACACCATCCGCTACAAGGCGACCGACGAGGCCGGCAACACCAGTGCGACCGCGAGCGTGACGTTCACCGTGGCGGCCGCGACCGGCCCGTCCCACCAGGCCCCGCACCCGAACGCCGCCGACCAGCGCATGGTCTGA
- a CDS encoding multicopper oxidase domain-containing protein: MSHLSRRAVLGGAAAGLAASVAVPGLAAAAPVQPQGETRRITMYAEKISDELYGYGLAPGAATVPGPVLEMWEGDTLEIDLVNTTDRVLSLHPHGVDYDVNSDGTLMNNSAVMPGQTRRYTWRSHVGYRRADGSWAEGTAGYWHYHDHAMGTEHGTEGILKGLYGALVVRRQGDLLPKRQFTVVFNDMLINNRPAHQAPTFEANLGERVEWIAIGHGSNFHTFHLHGHRWLDNRTGMRTSEYDHSPLIDIKDLNPGVSFGFQVIAGEGVGPGMWMYHCHVQNHSDMGMAGMFLVRNADGTMPAGVHDH, from the coding sequence ATGTCCCATCTTTCGCGGCGGGCCGTGCTCGGCGGTGCGGCCGCCGGGCTGGCCGCGTCGGTCGCCGTGCCCGGTCTCGCGGCCGCCGCGCCGGTGCAGCCGCAGGGCGAGACCCGGCGCATCACGATGTACGCCGAGAAGATCTCCGACGAGCTGTACGGCTACGGCCTGGCCCCGGGCGCGGCGACCGTGCCCGGGCCGGTGCTGGAGATGTGGGAGGGCGACACCCTCGAGATCGACCTCGTCAACACCACCGACCGGGTGCTGTCCCTGCACCCGCACGGCGTCGACTACGACGTCAACTCCGACGGCACCCTGATGAACAACTCGGCGGTGATGCCCGGCCAGACGCGGCGCTACACCTGGCGCAGCCACGTGGGCTACCGCCGGGCGGACGGGTCGTGGGCCGAGGGCACCGCGGGGTACTGGCACTACCACGACCACGCGATGGGCACCGAGCACGGCACCGAGGGCATCCTCAAGGGCCTGTACGGGGCGCTGGTGGTGCGGCGGCAGGGCGACCTGCTGCCCAAGCGCCAGTTCACCGTGGTGTTCAACGACATGCTGATCAACAACCGCCCGGCGCACCAGGCCCCGACGTTCGAGGCGAACCTGGGCGAGCGGGTGGAGTGGATCGCGATCGGGCACGGCAGCAACTTCCACACCTTCCACCTGCACGGGCACCGCTGGCTGGACAACCGCACCGGCATGCGGACCAGCGAGTACGACCACAGCCCGCTGATCGACATCAAGGACCTCAACCCGGGTGTGTCGTTCGGGTTCCAGGTGATCGCCGGCGAGGGCGTCGGGCCGGGGATGTGGATGTACCACTGCCACGTCCAGAACCACTCGGACATGGGCATGGCCGGGATGTTCCTCGTCCGCAACGCCGACGGCACGATGCCCGCCGGTGTCCACGACCACTGA
- a CDS encoding sugar phosphate isomerase/epimerase family protein, whose amino-acid sequence MCGGAPVAFDRRRFLAGVTATAAGVAALGFGASPAAAAEPDGGWGRTIPNSRIGLQMYSVRDAFMSQPEAVLAALARAGYRNLEFAGFPGGTDPAHAREIRPLLDKYGLRAVSSHHGYAEFTDEARLDELIEMARILGQQYIVCPGGVPDTAEGFAAAGPAFNRAGEKIRRAGMKLGYHNHTGEFLGHGPDGRTFYQILLDASDPHLLYMELDMGWSSAAGLSAQDNVELIRANLGRMLLAHVKDLDANGNLADLGTGVVDYRTILSGATRLGMREFIIENDDQSNPLTDSRADRMHDYLAALRLG is encoded by the coding sequence ATGTGTGGTGGCGCTCCCGTCGCGTTCGACCGGCGGCGGTTCCTGGCAGGTGTGACGGCGACGGCGGCCGGTGTCGCGGCGCTCGGTTTCGGGGCTTCCCCGGCGGCGGCCGCGGAACCGGACGGCGGATGGGGCCGGACCATCCCGAACAGCCGGATCGGCCTGCAGATGTACTCGGTGCGGGACGCGTTCATGTCCCAGCCCGAAGCGGTCCTCGCCGCCCTGGCCCGCGCCGGGTACCGGAACCTGGAGTTCGCGGGTTTCCCGGGCGGGACCGACCCCGCGCACGCCCGGGAGATCCGGCCGCTGCTGGACAAGTACGGCCTGCGGGCCGTGTCCAGCCACCACGGGTACGCCGAGTTCACCGACGAGGCCCGGCTCGACGAGCTGATCGAGATGGCCCGGATCCTCGGGCAGCAGTACATCGTCTGCCCGGGCGGTGTGCCGGACACGGCGGAGGGTTTCGCGGCGGCGGGGCCTGCGTTCAACCGGGCCGGGGAGAAGATCCGGCGCGCGGGGATGAAGCTGGGGTACCACAACCACACCGGCGAGTTCCTCGGGCACGGGCCGGACGGGCGCACGTTCTACCAGATCCTGCTCGACGCTTCCGATCCCCACCTGCTGTACATGGAACTGGACATGGGCTGGTCGTCGGCGGCGGGGTTGAGCGCGCAGGACAACGTGGAGCTGATCCGCGCCAACCTCGGGCGGATGCTGCTGGCGCACGTGAAGGATCTGGACGCCAACGGCAACCTCGCCGACCTCGGCACGGGCGTCGTCGACTACCGCACCATCCTGAGCGGCGCGACCCGCCTGGGGATGCGCGAGTTCATCATCGAGAACGACGACCAGAGCAACCCGCTCACCGATTCCCGTGCCGACCGGATGCACGACTACCTGGCCGCGCTGCGACTCGGGTAG
- a CDS encoding helix-turn-helix domain-containing protein, with the protein MTELPRSDLVLLELLAEGLSPEEVARRTGLSGRTVRRRIRAVCDRLGVATPIQAVVWAVRHGAI; encoded by the coding sequence GTGACCGAACTGCCACGCAGCGACCTGGTCCTCCTGGAGCTGCTCGCGGAGGGCCTGTCGCCCGAGGAGGTGGCCCGGCGGACGGGCCTGTCGGGCCGGACGGTGCGCCGCCGCATCCGGGCGGTCTGCGACCGCCTCGGGGTGGCCACCCCCATCCAGGCGGTGGTGTGGGCCGTCCGCCACGGCGCGATATGA
- a CDS encoding DUF6000 family protein, which translates to MREGYMRNHLEDPELGRVVNRYVTPGGRYKKLSYRKLMRMAPEERLRFGRAFAEDARLVTDDELRNLLDYEWRARRTAAWLIGLDRRTRFREQLGELLLASEMAYAGKAYCFALARFGTEEDAQVLIAYLGHYLPQVDLSYDQADALGALQFIDAKIGTHHAARFLQEGGLWHRWAHPESRLTAPPLLLRDIHDLCTLADEWMAA; encoded by the coding sequence ATGCGGGAGGGCTACATGCGCAACCACCTTGAGGATCCCGAATTGGGCAGGGTGGTCAACCGCTACGTGACGCCGGGCGGTCGGTACAAGAAGCTGTCCTACCGCAAGCTCATGAGGATGGCCCCGGAGGAGCGGTTGCGCTTCGGCCGGGCGTTCGCCGAAGACGCCCGGCTGGTGACCGATGACGAACTGCGAAACCTGCTCGACTACGAATGGCGGGCGCGCCGGACAGCCGCTTGGCTGATCGGCCTCGATCGTCGCACCAGGTTCCGCGAGCAACTTGGTGAACTGCTGCTCGCCAGTGAAATGGCCTACGCAGGCAAGGCGTACTGTTTCGCGCTTGCGCGGTTCGGCACCGAGGAGGATGCCCAAGTCCTGATCGCCTACCTCGGCCACTACCTCCCCCAGGTCGACCTTTCGTATGACCAGGCAGACGCCCTGGGCGCGCTGCAATTCATAGATGCCAAGATCGGGACCCACCACGCCGCCCGGTTCCTCCAGGAGGGCGGGTTGTGGCATCGGTGGGCTCACCCGGAGTCGAGACTGACAGCCCCGCCACTCCTCCTCCGAGACATCCACGACCTCTGCACCCTCGCCGATGAATGGATGGCTGCCTAG
- a CDS encoding NUDIX hydrolase yields the protein MPKKDYYDDPDAPAANSIVPAVAAVVRNEAGDILMIERTDNGLWALPGGAQDLGESVVDAVRREVEEETGLTVEVTGISGIYSDPKHLIAYDDGEVRQEFSICFHARPLAGTLRPSSESRQVHWVAPERLDELDIHPSMRLRIDHTVKNPEDVHLG from the coding sequence GTGCCGAAGAAGGACTACTACGACGACCCCGACGCCCCGGCCGCCAACAGCATCGTGCCCGCGGTCGCCGCGGTCGTGCGCAACGAGGCCGGCGACATCCTGATGATCGAGCGCACCGACAACGGACTATGGGCACTCCCCGGCGGAGCCCAGGACCTCGGCGAGTCGGTGGTGGACGCCGTGCGACGCGAGGTCGAGGAAGAAACCGGGCTGACGGTCGAGGTCACCGGGATCAGCGGCATCTACTCCGACCCCAAGCACCTCATCGCCTACGACGACGGCGAGGTCCGGCAGGAGTTCTCGATTTGCTTCCACGCCCGCCCGCTGGCAGGCACGTTGCGGCCCAGCTCGGAGTCACGACAGGTGCACTGGGTCGCCCCGGAGCGCCTGGACGAGCTGGACATCCACCCGTCCATGCGGCTGCGTATCGACCACACGGTCAAGAACCCTGAGGACGTCCATTTGGGTTAG
- a CDS encoding HD domain-containing protein, which produces MSLISWAYDLSEAKLRDALPRRWAHVQGVARQARTLAPVAGSDAELLEAAAILHDIGYAPDLVDTGFHPIDGATYLAKVNAPERLVHLVAHHSYAVYEAELRG; this is translated from the coding sequence ATGTCGCTGATCTCGTGGGCATACGACCTCTCCGAGGCGAAGCTGCGTGACGCGCTGCCTCGACGATGGGCCCACGTCCAGGGCGTAGCACGGCAGGCACGCACCCTCGCGCCGGTCGCCGGATCGGACGCCGAACTCCTCGAAGCCGCGGCCATTCTTCACGACATCGGGTATGCCCCCGATCTGGTCGACACCGGCTTTCACCCCATCGACGGCGCTACCTACCTAGCCAAGGTCAATGCCCCCGAACGGCTCGTGCACCTCGTCGCACACCACTCCTACGCCGTCTATGAAGCCGAACTGCGGGGCTGA
- a CDS encoding winged helix-turn-helix domain-containing protein yields MSDDLGGRGAVDQRIVFDPDSNPDKYIYEQLADHLARLIAAGQLKPNTPLPAERRLVAEYGVSLGTARHATSILRELGLVVTVCSKGTFVRGPRRPLNLDVTVGGCR; encoded by the coding sequence ATGAGCGATGACCTCGGCGGCCGCGGAGCCGTCGACCAACGCATCGTCTTTGATCCGGACAGCAACCCGGACAAGTACATCTACGAGCAGCTGGCCGATCACCTGGCCAGGCTCATCGCCGCAGGCCAACTGAAACCCAACACCCCGTTGCCGGCCGAACGGCGGCTGGTCGCCGAGTACGGCGTCTCACTGGGCACGGCCCGCCACGCGACCAGCATCCTGCGGGAGCTGGGCCTGGTCGTGACCGTCTGCTCCAAGGGCACCTTCGTTCGCGGGCCTCGGCGTCCGCTGAATCTTGACGTTACGGTGGGCGGATGTCGCTGA
- a CDS encoding helix-turn-helix domain-containing protein yields the protein MEKSIYSAKYQQLCRLLRELRQEAGLTQVQVAERLGVPQSFVSKYESGERRLDLIELRHVAGALGTSVTNVIGRLDLS from the coding sequence GTGGAGAAGTCGATCTACTCGGCCAAGTACCAACAGCTCTGCCGCCTCCTGCGCGAACTACGCCAGGAAGCCGGCCTCACGCAGGTGCAGGTAGCAGAGCGCCTCGGGGTGCCACAGTCGTTTGTCAGCAAGTACGAGTCAGGGGAGCGACGGCTCGACTTGATCGAACTTCGACATGTGGCTGGTGCCCTTGGAACATCCGTGACTAACGTGATCGGGAGGCTCGACCTCTCCTGA